The genome window AAACATCAACGTTGATGCCGACAATCTCTTTGCTGTTGCGATTGACAAAGCCGCGCTTGGGCAGTCTTCTGATCAAAGGCATTTGTCCGCCTTCAAAGCCCGGCCGAACACCGCCGCCGCTTCTGGCGTTTTGTCCCTTATTGCCGCGTCCGGAAGTCTTACCCTTGCCCGAACTTTCTCCGCGACCCTTGCGGATCGTCTTTTTTGTTGCGCCCTGTGCAGGATTTAACTCTGATAAGTTCACAGCTTGCACCTCCTTCTCTATCAATTAGCTTCTACAGCTTCTACTTTTACTAAATGTTGAATTTGATGGATCATGCCCCGAATCGAACCGTTATCCTCCTGAACAACGGTCTTATGCATCTTATTTAAACCCAGCGCCTTAGCGGTTGCCCGATGCTTCGGAATCGCACCGATGGTCGATTTTACTAAAGTAATTTTAATTTTTGCCATCATAAGCCTCCTATCCTAATATCTCGCTGACCGGTTTGCCGCGCAGACGGCTGACTTCTTCCGGAGTCTTTAAGTTTCTTAAAGCCTCAATCGTTGCGGAAACCACATTAGTCTTATTCTTGGAGCCCATCGATTTGGTCCGGATATTCCGAATCCCGGCTAATTCCAGGACTGCCCGGGCCGAACCGCCGGCGATAACGCCGGTACCTTCCGGAGCTCTCATTAAAAGGACGGACGCACTGCCGAACTTGCCTGTCCAGTTATGCGGAATGGAACTGTTTTCATCAATCGGTACATTGATTAATTTTTTCTTTGCATCCTGTGCGCCTTTGCGGATTGCTTCCGGAATTTCGGTGGACTTACCGATGCCGTATCCGACATGGCCGTTACCGTCGCCGACTACCACCAGTGCAGCAAAGCGGAAGTTCCGGCCGCCTTTTACTACTTTGGTTACACGGCGAATGGCAACCACTCTTTCCTGAAGATCTAAAGCGCTGGCATCTATCATTTGATTTCTCATCTTTGCCTCCTTAGAAATTTAAGCCTGCTTCACGAGCGGCCTCTGCTAATGCTTTGATTTTACCGTGGTACTTATAGCCGCCTCTGTCAAATACGACTGTGTCGATTCCTTTGGCTTTGGCTTTTTCGGCAATCGCCTTGCCTACGGCTTTGGCAGCTTCTACGTCATTGGTCTTATCAAGGCCCTCCGTCCGGGAGGAGGCGGCAGCTAATGTATGCGCTTTGACGTCGTCAATGATCTGCGTGTAAATATGATTATTGCTGCGATACACTGAAAGCCGCGGCCGTTCTGCCGTGCCACTCAGTGTTTGACGGAGCTTTTTATGTTTTTTAATCCGGTTCTTCACCTTGGAAATTTTATTTATCATCTTGATTCACTCCTTTACCTATTTAGCAGTTTTTCCTTCTTTACGGCGGATAACTTCGCCAACATACTTAATACCCTTGCCCTTATACGGCTCCGGCATTCTCTTAAATCTGATCTCCGCTGCATATTGGCCGACCTTTTCCTTGTCGATGCCGCGCACGGTAATGATATTATTCTCAACAGTCGACTCGATGCCTTCCGGATCTGTCATCTCAATCGGATGAGAATAACCGAGAGCTAAATCAAGCTGTTTTCCTTTTTTGCTGGCCTTGTAACCAACGCCATTGATCTCCAATTTCTTTTCATAGCCTGCCGTTACGCCGACGACCATGTTATTGATCAGCGTTCTAGTTAAGCCGTGCAAAGACTTCATTTTCTTCAAATCGTTCGGCCGGACAACTTTAATCTCCGCACCGTCAATCTCAATCTTCATTTCTACGGGAAGCTGTCTTTGCAGCTGACCTTTCGGGCCTTTAACGGTCAACAGATTGTGTTCCTTCAGATCAACCGTAACTCCTGCCGGAACGGTAATCGGCATTCTTCCTATTCTTGACATTTCGTCTTTCCTCCTTTGGTTTCATTGGGACAGCGGAACCTATCCGCTATCATTTCGCCTTTGATTTATTATTACCAAACAAATGCTAACACTTCGCCGCCAACATTTTGCTTGCGGGCTTCTTTATCGGTGATAACGCCTTTGTTGGTCGAGATAATAGCAATCCCCAGTCCTCCCAGTACGCGCGGCAGTTGATCCTTATTGGCATAAACTCGCAGGCCGGGTTTGGAAATCTTCTTCAAACCGGAAATTACTTTTTCATTTTTATTGACACCATATTTCAAAGCGATTTGGATTTCCGGGAACTTTCCGTCCTCCAGCACCTCATAGCTCTTAATATACCCTTCTTTTTCCAGAATAT of Lachnospiraceae bacterium oral taxon 500 contains these proteins:
- a CDS encoding 50S ribosomal protein L6, which translates into the protein MSRIGRMPITVPAGVTVDLKEHNLLTVKGPKGQLQRQLPVEMKIEIDGAEIKVVRPNDLKKMKSLHGLTRTLINNMVVGVTAGYEKKLEINGVGYKASKKGKQLDLALGYSHPIEMTDPEGIESTVENNIITVRGIDKEKVGQYAAEIRFKRMPEPYKGKGIKYVGEVIRRKEGKTAK
- a CDS encoding 30S ribosomal protein S8 is translated as MTMTDPIADMLTRIRNANTAKHDYVKVPSSKMKLAIADILEKEGYIKSYEVLEDGKFPEIQIALKYGVNKNEKVISGLKKISKPGLRVYANKDQLPRVLGGLGIAIISTNKGVITDKEARKQNVGGEVLAFVW
- a CDS encoding 30S ribosomal protein S5, encoding MRNQMIDASALDLQERVVAIRRVTKVVKGGRNFRFAALVVVGDGNGHVGYGIGKSTEIPEAIRKGAQDAKKKLINVPIDENSSIPHNWTGKFGSASVLLMRAPEGTGVIAGGSARAVLELAGIRNIRTKSMGSKNKTNVVSATIEALRNLKTPEEVSRLRGKPVSEILG
- a CDS encoding 50S ribosomal protein L18, yielding MINKISKVKNRIKKHKKLRQTLSGTAERPRLSVYRSNNHIYTQIIDDVKAHTLAAASSRTEGLDKTNDVEAAKAVGKAIAEKAKAKGIDTVVFDRGGYKYHGKIKALAEAAREAGLNF
- a CDS encoding 50S ribosomal protein L15; the protein is MNLSELNPAQGATKKTIRKGRGESSGKGKTSGRGNKGQNARSGGGVRPGFEGGQMPLIRRLPKRGFVNRNSKEIVGINVDVLDRFENGAVVDINALLEAGIVKNPRDGVKILGNGEINKQLTVKVNAFSKTAVEKIEAAGGKTEVI
- a CDS encoding 50S ribosomal protein L30; translation: MMAKIKITLVKSTIGAIPKHRATAKALGLNKMHKTVVQEDNGSIRGMIHQIQHLVKVEAVEAN